Part of the Nitrospirota bacterium genome, GCTGACCGCGTTCGGGCTGAACCTGAAGCCCGAGAGCGTCTATGTCTGCTCGACCGGCGTCATCGGCACTCCCCTGCCGATGGAGAGGATCAGGCCGAAGATCATCGAGCTTACGAATAATCTCGGCGCCGCGCCCCTGGCGGATGTGGCTTCCGCGATCATGACGACCGATACGTTTCCCAAGGTCCTCAGCAAGAGGATAAAGATCGGCAACACGATGGTTACCCTGGCGGGAGTCTGCAAGGGAGCGGGGATGATCTGCCCCGCCATGGCGACGATGCTCTGCTTCATCATGACCGATGCCGCTGTCGACAAATCCGCTCTCGGCCTGGCGCTGCAGGCCGCGGTGCGGAAGTCGTTCAACAGGATAACGATCGACGGCGACATGTCGACGAATGATACGGTGCTCGCCATGGCGAACGGCTTTGCGGGGAATGCGGTGATAAAGAAGAGCTCGCCGTCGTTCGGCGCCTTTTCGGCTGCGCTCTCGGCGATCTGCTACGAACTGGGCAAGCTGATCGTCCTCGACGGCGAGGGCGCGACGAAGTTTGTCGAGGTGGAGGTGAGGAACGCAAAGAGCGAAAAGGAGGCTGAACAAGGCGCATTCGCTATCGCGAACTCCATGCTGGTGAAGACCGCGCTGTACGGGAACGACGCGAACTGGGGCAGACTGATCGCCGCTCTCGGCTACTCGGGGATATCGATCAGGGAA contains:
- the argJ gene encoding bifunctional glutamate N-acetyltransferase/amino-acid acetyltransferase ArgJ: MKTTKIAVPKGFLFSTAEAAIKRPGRKDLALICSAEEAAVAGMFTTNNIKAAPVKLAMKRIASGRGQAIIVNSGNANACSGEQGMKDAVEMAELTAFGLNLKPESVYVCSTGVIGTPLPMERIRPKIIELTNNLGAAPLADVASAIMTTDTFPKVLSKRIKIGNTMVTLAGVCKGAGMICPAMATMLCFIMTDAAVDKSALGLALQAAVRKSFNRITIDGDMSTNDTVLAMANGFAGNAVIKKSSPSFGAFSAALSAICYELGKLIVLDGEGATKFVEVEVRNAKSEKEAEQGAFAIANSMLVKTALYGNDANWGRLIAALGYSGISIREEKVECSLNGIRIASKGRTTGRDKEANERLKRKEIKVVVDLHLGKGSAKVLTCDLTEDYVKINAEYRT